ACAAGGTGAAAGATGTAGGGGATGAAGTTAAGGTAGATGGATTGGGTAACCTTATTGTAAAGGTGGATGCAACAGACCCTAATATGCCTTCCATCCTGCTGGCTGCCCATTCGGATGAAATTGGATTCATCGTGAAGAAAATAGAAAAGAACGGAACACTTCGATTTGAACAACTGGGTGGTTTTGATAACCGGGTGTTATTAGCACAATCAGTTACGATTAAAGGTGCAAATGGGTACGTTAATGGCGTAATCGGTACGCTGTCTGCTCACTATGTGAAGTGGGATGATCCGAAACGGACTGCGTCGCACCGGGAGATGTATATCGATATCGGCGCGGCTTCAGCAGAAGAAGTCGCGGAAATGGGGGTAAAAGTCGGTCAGCCGATCAGCTATGGAAGCGAGCTAAAGCTGGTGGGAGATCAGAAACGCAACCGAGTTGTCGGAAAAGGGCTCGATGACCGAGCGGGTTCAGCACTCCTTGTTCAACTTCTCACTAAGTTGAAGTCACAGCTCGACCGCAGGCATGGCGATGTTTACTTGGCCTTCACAGTTCAGGAAGAAGTGGGGTTACGAGGTGCTTCCGTACTTTCTGACGGCATCCGGCCGGATTTTGCGTTAGCTATTGATACGACACCAACAAGTGATACGTATGATGTGCTGATGACTGGAACTCGTTCTCTTGGATTAGGCCCTTGTATTAAAATTGCAGATAAGTCACTCGTTGCTCATCCACTTGTCATACAACTTCTGGAAAAAGTTGCTCTGGAAAAAAATATTCCCTATCAGAACGAAGTGTTTATGGGCATCGGAACAGATGCAGGAGCGATTCATATGACTGCTTCAGGTGTGTCGTCCGGCGTAATTTCGATTCCTTCGCGCTACACGCATTCACCGACTGAAATTGTGGATTTGAGCGATTTGGAAAACAGCTTGAGATTGGCTGAAGAATTTATTTATCATGCCGCAGAGTTAAAAGATAAAACATTTTTGGACACGTAATTAAGGAAAAGGCAAGAATTAGACGGATTGCTTTCCGGATTGCCAGCATCGTTTCAACTTAAGAATAAGTTCCGCAGGCCTGACTGTAGGTCTGTATGTAGTAAAATTGCTGCCCAGCTGACACTTGTTAGCCGGTGAACTTTGGATGTAACACCTTTTGACTTCACCCGGCAAAATAGCCCGGAGAGTATCAGAACACAAAAAGAAGCAAGCGCATGCGCCTGCTTCTTTTCTGTGTTTTGCTTTACCGGACGTTCATGTCGCTTGGTTTCGGGCCTTTACGCTCGTTGCGGTCGAGTGCATCAATCGCTGCCATTTCATCAGCCGACAGACCGAAATCGAAGACATTGAAGTTTTCTTCGATGCGTGAAGGTGTGACGGACTTTGGAATGACGATGCTGCCGCGCTGCAGGTGCCAGCGGATGACGACCTGTGCCGGTGTTTTGCCATGCGCTTCTGCGATTTTGACAACCGCTTCATTCTTCAGCACTTCACCGCCTTGCTGCAGCGGGCTCCAGGCCTCTAGATAAATGTTGTGTTTAGTGCAGAACTCTTTCAAGTCGCGCTGTGCCAGGTACGGATGGTTTTCAACCTGGTTCAGGACGGGGACCACTTCTGTTTCTGCAAGCAGTTTTTCAAGATGCTCAATTTCGAAGTTGCAGACGCCGATCGCTTTGACGCGGCCGTCTTTGTATAATTTCTCAAGCGCTTTGTATGTATCGACATACTCATCGAACTCAGGCGTCGGCCAGTGGATCAAATACAGGTCTACATAGTCGAGGCCAAGGCGTTCCAGGCTTTCATCGAATGCGCGCAGTGTATTCTCATACCCCTGATCGCTGTTCCACACTTTTGTCGTGATAAACAATTCTTCCCGCGGCACACCAGATTCTTTAATTGCGCGGCCTACGCCTTCTTCGTTCTTGTAGATCATGGCTGTATCAATCGAACGGTATCCTGTCTCGATTGCTTTTTTCACAGCAACTGCCGCTTCATCGTTTCCAACCTGCCATACCCCAAAGCCAAGCTGTGGCATTTCTAAACCATTATTCAGTGTGACGAATTCCATCAGACAACTCTCCTTTTTCTCCAAGTAATTGGTATTTTACCGGACCCGCATTAAGCTGTCCATTTGCGTGCACCTGCAGTAAAATAAAGACAGAAGATTGGAGTGAGTCAAATTGACGGAAGTTGCAGTAATAGGCGGAGGGATTACAGGCCTTTCCGCATTGCATTATTTACAGAAACTGAACGATGCACAGCAGCTGGATCTAAAGTTGACATTGCTTGAACAAGACGAACAATTAGGTGGGAAAATCCACACGGTCAGAGACAGCGGCTTTATTATGGAAAGCGGCGCAGATTCGATTGTCGCCCGCCATCAGAGTGTCTCGACTCTTATTGAAGAATTGAATTTGCAGAATAAAGCGGTTGATAATGCGACGGGCGTCTCGTATTTGTATACGAATGACGAACTGCATGCCATTCCGGAAGATACGATCTTTGGCATCCCGATGACTGAAGAAGCGCTGTTCCGTTCAACGCTCGTCTCGGAAGAAGGAAAGCGGGAAGCGCTGAACGATTTAACATCAGTGAATGAAACGTTCACTCATAGCAGTTCGGTCGGTGAGTTCCTGGAAGCGTTCCTCGGCAAGGAATTGACAGAAAATCAGATCGCGCCGATGCTATCAGGGGTCTATTCCGGAAAGCTGAATGAGCTGACCCTTGCTTCAACGTTGCCGTATCTGCTGGACTATAAAAATGAATACGGAAGCATTATTAAAGGGTTGGCAGCGAATAAGGAGAAGTTCCAGGCGGCGGCCAATAAAAAGTTCCTGTCATTCGATGGCGGTCTTTCTGTCCTCATTGATCGGCTCGAAGAGGTGCTGACGGATGTACGAATCTTGAAAAGCTGCAATCCGGAGAACGTTGCAAAAAAAGAAAATGGTTATTCCATCAGGCTCTCGGACGGCACGGAAATAGCAGCGGATGCTGTGGTGCTTGCCATTCCGCATGAGGCAGCGCAAAGGCTGCTTGCTGACTCAGAGTTGGATGAAGAGTTCGGAAAACTGGAAAATTCTTCTTTGACCAGTATTTATCTTGGCTTTTCCATTCCGGATGCAGCACTGCCGGCAGACGGTACGGGGTTCATTGTGTCGGATAATAGCGATATTCGCTGCAATGCCTGCACGTGGACGAGCAGGAAATGGCCGCATACCTCTAAAGAACGGGAACTGCTTGTCCGGTTGTTTTACAAGAGTTCAAATCCTGGCTATGCAGAACTGGAACAGATGACAGAACGCGAACTGGCAGCTGTGGCGCTTGAAGATATCCGGAAAAGTCTTGGGATTGAAGCGGAACCGACCGCCGTTGAAGTGGCCAAATGGAACGGGCTGATGCCAAATTACAGCCTGCAGCATAAAACGGCGGTGACCGGACTGGAAGAGAAAGTGGCAGAACGACTGCCGGGCATATATTTGGCCGGGGCTTCCTATTACGGAGTCGGCATCGGGGCCTGCATTGAAAATGGAAAGAAAACTGCAGAGGCGATTGCCCGCCAGGCCGCTGAAAGAAAAGTGAATCACTTGTAGAAGATTCAATGCCTGCATCTGTTTTAACGGATGCAGGCATTTGCGGTTCTCCTGATGTATGGTATGTTTGAATTATCTGGAAAAAGGAGTGAGGGATAATGCAGATGAAATCATTGGATCAGACCATTATTGGGGTGTTGGGAATCGAATTTCAGGAAACGTCGGATGAGCGGGTCGTAGCGACAATGCCAGTCAATGCGAAAACCCACCAGCCGTTCGGGCTTCTGCATGGCGGAGCTTCCGTTGTACTGGCTGAATCCGTTGCAAGTATCGGCACATGGAATTTAATCGATCAGGAGACTGAACTCGCCGCCGGTCTCGAAATCAATGCAAATCATCTTCGGGGTAAGCGGGACGGTATCGTTACCGCAACCGGTACACCGGTACATAAAGGCAGAACCACTATGGTATGGGATATTCGAATTACAGACGAAGAAGAGAAGTTGGTCTGCATTTCCCGCTGCACAGTAGCCATTATGAAAAAACAGTAAAACCGGCTCTTAATCTATTTTACCAGCACGCAATTGCCAAAAAGCCTTGGCATTCTTAAAGGGACAATTCCGACCGAACACACAAGCAGGACTGCTTCCACTTTTGCGGAAGCAGTCCTGTTGCTGTTTAATCCATCGGGTCAAACGTTTCCAGGTACACTTTAGCGTTCAGTACGTAATGTTTAGCGCCATCCAACAGTTTTTTTCGTTCTTCGTCGGTCAGTTTCCGGATGACTTTTGCTGGTATACCGGCTACGAGGGTGCCTGGTTCGACAACTTGTCCTTCCCGAACAACCGATCCGGCTGCAACAAGTGATTCAGGACCGACTACTGCTCCGTTCAGGATGGTGCATCCCATGCCGATTAACGAGCGGTCTTTAATCGTACATCCATGAACAGTCGCGTTATGTCCGATTGTTACATCTTCACCTACTGTTACGGCAAAGCCGGGATCGGTATGGACAGCACAGCCATCCTGAACATTCGAGCCGCGTCCGATATGGATTTTCTCATGATCGCCGCGGAGTACAGCGTTGAACCAAATGGAACTGCCGGCTTCCATTTCCACATTTCCAATAATACGGGTTCCGGGAGCAGTGTAAGCGGTATCGTGGACGATAGGTTCCTTCCCATTAAAGTGATAATAGATGGTCCTCACCTCGCTCAAAGTAGACATAAATGTAAAACTATCTTAATTATACAATGAAAGCGGCTAAATTAATTAAATTTTCAGTAAAAAATTTCTCTTTTTTGAATCATTGAAAGAGGATTCAAGATTTTTGATAACTAATTAAGGTGCAACTTCAATGATTTAAAAGACTAAGTTATAATGGAGAAAAATCTGAAAGTAGGCCGATACATGACTCTTACTGATCTCTCAATTGCTGCCAACGCCAAGATGTTGCCAATCCAGGAAGTGGCGGATCGAGCAGGCATTCCGGAAGAGGCTTTGGAAACCTACGGGAAGTACAAAGCGAAAATAGATATCGCTTCGCTCCCGCCTGCAGTGAAGCAAGGGCAGGTAGTGTTGGTTACCGCCATCAGCCCGACACCTGCAGGGGAAGGGAAGTCTACAGTTACAGTAGGGCTGGCTGATGCTTTTAAACAGCTTGGTGAATCAGTGATGGTAGCGCTTCGTGAACCATCGCTCGGTCCGGTCATGGGCGTCAAAGGCGGAGCGACCGGTGGCGGGTTTGCGCAGGTGCTGCCGATGGAAGACATCAATCTCCATTTCACCGGCGACATCCATGCAATCACCACAGCGAATAATGCACTTTCTGCATTGATTGATAACCACTTGCATCAAGGGAATGAGCTGGAGCTGGATCCGCGGCGCATCACATGGAAACGGGTCCTTGATATGAATGACCGGGCGCTGCGGAATGTCACGGTTGGACTTGGAGGTCCCTCGCAAGGTGTCCCGCGCGAAGATGGCTTTGATATTACCGTTGCTTCCGAAATTATGGCTGTACTCTGTCTGGCCGAATCACTGGATGACTTAAAAGAGAGGTTGGCCCAGATGCTGGTTGGCTACACGTATGACCGGGAGCCGGTCACGGTCCGTGACTTAGGGGCGGCGGGCGCACTGACACTGCTCTTAAAGGATGCGTTTAAACCGAATCTTGTACAGACGATTGAAGGGACACCTGCCATTATCCATGGCGGTCCGTTTGCGAATATCGCCCACGGCTGCAATTCATTGATGGCAACGAAGGCGGCTCGCCGCCTTGCGGATGTTGTTGTGACAGAAGCGGGCTTCGGTGCAGATCTTGGTGCTGAAAAGTTTATGCATATTAAATCGCGACAAGGCGGATTCGATCCGGATGCCGTTGTGATTGTGGCGACAGTCCGTGCATTGAAGATGCATGGCGGCGTGGATAAGAACGCGTTGAAAGAAGCGGATGCGGATGCAGTCCGCCGCGGAATGGTCAATCTCGCCAAGCATGTCGACACTATCCGCCAATTCGGTATCGAACCAGTTGTGGCGTTGAACCGTTTTGTGACGGATACTGAAGCGGAACTGGCGGAAGTTATGGAGTGGGCGAAAGCGGAAGATGTCGCGATTGCGCTGACGGATGTCTGGGAGAAGGGTGGAACCGGCGGATTGGAATTAGCGAAACTCGTTCAGCAGGAGCTGGAGAAACCGAAAAATTTCAGCCGGTTATACGAACCGACAGATTCAGTCGAAGAAAAGCTGCGTGTCATTGTACAGCGCGTCTATGGCGGTGCAGACGTGCAGCTGACAGACAAAGCGAAAAAGCAATTGGCGGAAATTCAAAAATTCGGCTGGGATGCACTGCCGCTCTGTATGGCGAAAACGCAATACTCATTATCCGATCAGCCAAAACTGCTCGGCCGCCCGGAAGGATTCACCGTAACAATCCGGGAAATCATTCCAAAGCTCGGTGCCGGTTTTCTTGTCTGTCTGACAGGGGACATCATGACCATGCCGGGCCTGCCGAAACAACCGGCTGCGCTGAATATGGATATCAGTGATAATGGTAATGCAGTCGGCCTGTTCTGATTGTTTTGCGTTTCTACAGTCAGCTGAAAAGCAAGTAAAAAAGCAGTTCCGGTTTTGACCGGAACTGCTTTTTTACATTTTGCGTTTCTCGAGAACCACTCCAATTTTATTGAGTGCACGTTCCAGGTTGGCTTCCGTTTGGATGTTCTGCAGGTCTTCACCTACATCGATGGCTTTCATGGCCGTCTGCGGATGGAAACCGGTGAGAATCGGTGTGACTCCAACGAGTTCAAGCAGTTTTACGATCCGAAGGAGAGAAGCGACCACAAATTGATTGATCTGAGAGATACCTGATAAATCGATGATCAGGTATTCAAGGGATAATTCCTGGCTTTTCGTCAGGGCGAGAAGGATGATGTGTTCTGCCCGTTCTTCGCTGATGACGCCGATAACCGGCAGGATCGCAATGCCTTTTGTAATGGGAACGAATGGTGCAGACAAGGTCTGAATCTGCTGATAGGCCTCATCGAGCTCCAGCACATAGGTAAGGAGCGAAGCCATCGTTTCAAACAACTCGACGTGTTCTTTGCTGAATTCAAACGGATGTGTATCCAATCCGCAGATAGTCCCGTAATTCTCGCCGTTTTCATAATAGATCGGGATGCCGACGAAACTGCCGCCGCCCAGTTCCTCCGTGACATTCAGTGACATCGTCAAGTTGCTTTGTTTAAGATCCGGAATGATTACCACTTGCCGGCCGGCATCAACGCTCACTTTACAGAGTGTTTCTTCAAATGGAGAAGCTTTACCCTCATCCACGAGCACATCATCCCGGTTCACTGCTTTCATGATCTGATTGGTCCGCTCATCATTTTTGGCAATGAATAATGTATTGATTTCAATAAACTGGCTCATCATGCGCAGGATGTTATCAGCAGCTTCATCGAAATTCCTGAATGTTTTTACGTTTTCTCCGATAAAGTAAGGGTTTGTCATAGAATGTTCCTCTCAAAATTAACATAGTTATTTCTCCTATACCCTTTTTTAGTAAGGAGTATTCAAGCGGTTCAGAGAAACTCAGTATAGCCGGGTGCGGATTGTCTCCAATGGACAGGTTAAAAAAGGAGGCGTAAAATGACACATAGCTTACTTGAGGAGACAGGTACATGGCCATCAGAAAACTGATCCAAATAGTTGTACAGGCATTTTTATTATACTTGATTTTCCTGCTTGGAGAAGCAGTGGCCAACATTTTCAAGCTGATTATTCCAGGCAGTATTGTCGGACTGCTGATTCTGCTTGCCGGGCTGCTGACAAGAATAGTGCCAGTTGTGGTAATCGAAGACGGAGCGAAAGCGTTTTTGCTATTCCTGCCGCTGTTCTTCGTTCCAGCGACTGTCGGCATTATCCAATATCCTGAATTTTTGTCCCTGCAGGGCGCTTTGCTGATTTTCATGGTGGTGCTCAGCACCTGTATTTCATTAGTCGCGGCCGGATGGGCCAGCCAGCTCTTTGAGAATCGCAAAAAGGGGCGGCAGGAAATATGAGTGCGGAAATGCTGATTGCGATTGCTTCACTTATCGGAACAATCCTTATTTATCTGGCATGCAGCCGGCTGTATATGAAAATTCCGTTGCCTATCCTCCATCCGGTTCTGTCTTCGGTGGCAGTACTGGTCCTGCTGTTGATTGGGCTGGATGTTCCATATGAGACCTATATGGCCGGCGCACGCTGGATCGATGCGTTGCTGGGTCCTGCCGTTGTCGCACTTGCTTATCCGCTATATACACAGCGCAAACTTTTGGTGCGGTACTGGAAATCGGTACTCAGTGCTGTTTTTGCAAGTCTGCTCGCCGGACTGGGATCTATTTATGTATTTGCTGTGTTCGCAGGAATTGAGCAGCAGGTGCTGATGTCGCTATTTCCAAAATCCATCACTACGCCGGTTGCTATCCAAGTGAGCGCAACATTGGAAGGGATTCCTTCCATGACAGTTGCTTTTGTCATGACTGCCGGTTTCACAGGCGCGATTATCGGCCCGGCTGTCCTGCAGGTTGCCCGGGTCCGGAGTGAAGCAAGCAAAGGCCTGGCTCTCGGCAGTGCCTCGCACGGAGTGGGGTTGACGAAAGCGGCTGAACTCGGAGATCGGCCGCTGTCCATGGGTTCTGTTGCCATGACCTTAAGCGCCATATTCGGTGCAGGTGTGATTCCATTCATCATCTATTTATTTACAGCAAGTTAACCAGAACAAGGAGTGAATGATATAATGACAAAACGGTTTAAGGGAATTCCGCTGTCTGTCCTGGACTTGGCATCCATTAATGCGGGCAGCAATGCAAGTGAATCATTTAAGAGAAGCGCTGAACTGGCGCGCCGCACAGAACAGCTGGGCTTTCATCGGTATTGGGTGGCTGAACATCATAATATGCCGGGAATCGCAAGTTCAGCGACATCTGTGCTGATCGGCCATATTGCCGGTGCGACAAGCCATATCCGCGTCGGATCAGGCGGCATTATGTTGCCGAATCATGCTCCGCTGGTGATCGCAGAGCAATTCGGCACCTTGGAAGCCATGTATCCGGGCCGCATCGATCTTGGACTGGGCCGGGCACCGGGGAGTGATCAGGCAACCGCATATGCGCTTCGCCGGACGCTGCATAGCAGCGCTGACCAATTTCCGGAACAAGTGGAAGAACTGGAAGGCTATTTCGCCGGGACGGAGCGTGTTCATGCTTTCCCGGGTGAAGGAGCGAACGTGCCAATCTGGCTTCTTGGCTCGAGCGGCTTCAGTGCACAGCTGGCGGCAGTAAAAGGGCTGCCGTTTGCATTTGCCAGCCATTTCTCGCCGGATTATACGATGCAGGCCCTGCAGTTGTATCGTCAGAATTTTAAACCATCTGACATGCTTCAGGAACCATACGCCATGGTCGGGGTGAATGCGATTGCATCGGAGACTGAAGAACGGGCCCAAGTGCTCGCCACCTCCCAGCAGCAGCAGATGTTCTCCCTGATGCGCGGCATGCCGGCACAGTTCCAGCCGCCGATTGAGGATATCCAAGCAACCTGGACGGACCGGGAACTGGCGATTTTCCGGCAGACATTAAATTCGGAAGCCACACTGGTCGGCACACCGGATCAGGTTGAACAGAAACTCAGCAATTTCCTGGCAAAGACAGAGGCGGATGAAGTCATCGTAAACTCTGCTGTCTTTCATCAGGAGGAACGTCTCCAATCATATGAATATATCGCTGAAATGATGGATTAACAGACGGCCCTGTGCATACTGCACGGGGCTTTTTATGTTTAGCCTCCGTAGAGGGCGGCCATTTGTATTTTCTGGTTAACACCAGGGGATGAAACGGGTAAAGGAGAGTAGAACGGAAAGAGAGAAAGGAGATTGATAGTATGGTCAGACTGGAACGGTTTGAGCGCGCGGATATCCCGCAGTTGCTCGAATGGATAAATTCCGAGAAACTTCTGCGCCAGTGGGGTGGCCCCGGGTTCACTTATCCACTGGACAAACAACAGCTGGATGGGTATGTAATGAAGACGGAAAAGAAAAGCACGGATACCCTTGCTTATAAGGTCATCCGGGAAGCGGACGGAAAAGTAATCGGTCATATTTCGCTTGCCCGGATTAATAACAGTCACCATTCAGCCCGCATCGGCCGGGTGCTGGTCGGAGATCCTGAAGTAAGAGGGCAGGGAACCGGCGAACAGATGATGCGGGAAATATTGCGTATTGCGTTTGATGAAATGGCCATGCATCGCGTCAGCCTGGGTGTGTTCGACTTTAATTCTCCAGCCATTGCCTGTTATGAGAAAGTGGGATTCATCAAAGAAGGATTGCTGCGGGACACCCTTTTTGTGGAAGGGGAGTATTGGAGTGCCTGGGAAATGAGCATGCTGGAAAATGAGTGGCGGGATAGGTATTCTAAAGTAATGCATCCAGCCGCGGAGAGCGGCATTAAGGAGTGAACGGATATGACGAATCGAAATGAAGAGATTGCCGCATATTTCCGGAATATGGACCGCAGTTTTTTTATGGATACGGATAAAGAGCTTGCACGTTTTGATGAAGCAATCCCGATCGGACACGGACAAACGATTTCACAGCCTTCACTCGTGCTGAAGATGACGCAGCTGCTGGATATAAAGCCGGATGCAAAGGTCCTGGAGATCGGTACCGGATCCGGATTTCAGACGGCTCTTTTAGCTGCTTTTTCAAAGCAAGTCTATACAGTCGAACGCGTGGAACCGCTGTATGAACGAGTGCAGGAGCGGCTCCGGGCAGCCGGATATGACAATATCCGCTTCAGACTCGGAGACGGAACGGATGGATGGGAAGACCATGCACCGTATGACAGGATTATGGTTACTGCTGCCGCTTCAATTGTTCCGCCTGCACTGATTCATCAGCTCGATGCCGGCGGGAAGATGCTGATTCCGGTTGGAAGCCGGTTCATGCAGGAACTGCAGCTGATTGAAAAGGACAGGCAAGGAAATGTCCAGACGACCGTGTATGATCTTGTGCGGTTTGTGCCGCTCCGCGGCCAATATGAGTAAGGACGGACCAAAGAGTGATTGTTATCAACACATCCAACCGGGAATACCTTATCATTGCATGAGACTGCGTTTAAGCAGTCTTTTTTTACTCCATAAAAATTCTGTAAATAGATTGAAAGTTAACTTGTAATTCAAAAAAAGAACATCTATACTTTTTTTATAAAGATGTTTAAATTTTCACGAATCTTTTTAGCTGAGGAGGAAAATCTATGTTAAAAGAGTTATCACCAAAAGCGGAAGAGCTTCAGCATAAATTGATCCGATTTATGGAAGCGTACATTTATCCGAACGAGCGCATTGTTGAAGAGCAGTTAAATGCTGCCGGAAACCGGTGGACCATTCCGCCGATCATTGAAGAATTGAAAGAGAAAGCCCGGGCAGAGGGGCTGTGGAATTTGTTTTTGGACAATCCGGCTTACGGGCCGGGTTTATCCAATTATGATTATGCGCATCTCTGTGAAATCATGGGTCGCTCACTGATTGCACCTGAAATTTTCAATTGCAATGCTCCGGACACAGGCAATATGGAAGTGCTTGTGAAATACGGGACAGCCGAACAGAAAGAACGCTGGCTCGAGCCGCTGCTCCAAGGGGAAATCCGTTCTTGTTTTTCGATGACAGAACCTGATGTTGCTTCATCCGATGCCACGAATATTCAGGGAAGTATTGTCCGTGATGGAGATGAATACATAATTAATGCAAAAAAATGGTGGACTTCCGGCGCAATGGACCCGCGCTGTGAAATTGCGATCGTCATGGGTAAGACAAACCCGGATGCGCCGAAGCACCAGCAGCAGTCGATGATCCTGGTTCCATTCGATACGCCCGGCGTTGAAGTGAAACGGCATTTGCCGGTTTTCGGGTATGATCATGCGCCGCATGGCCATGCGGAAGTACATTATACGGATGTGCGTGTGCCTGTATCAAATATGTTGCTGGGTGAAGGCAGGGGCTTTGAAATTGCTCAAGGACGGCTGGGACCAGGAAGAATTCATCATTGCATGCGGGCGATCGGAGCAGCGGAACGCGCACTTGAGCTAATGTGCAGCCGGGCTGAAGAACGGTATGCATTCGGTTCTTCGCTGGCGGAAAAAGGTGTCATCCGTGAAACAATCGCTGAAAGCCGGATTGAGATTGAACAAGCCCGGCTCCTGACATTGCATGCAGCTCATGCAATCGATACCGTCGGTGCGAAAGCTGCCCGGAAAGAAATTGCGATGATTAAAATCGCAGCACCCCGGGTATCGCTGAACGTATTGGACCGGGCAATTCAAGTGTTTGGTGGAGCAGGCGTATCAGAAGACTTTCCGCTTGCAGCCCATTGGGTCAATGCCCGGACGCTGCGGTTAGCGGATGGACCTGATCAGGTCCATTTGCGGGATATCGGCCGGCTCGAGCTGAAGGAGCAGCAGAAGTGACGAGAAAATTAAGCATGACAAGGTGGGACAACGGGATGAGTCTGAGAGAAAAGAAAGTAGCCAAAAGGCGGGAAGATATTCTTCGGTCAGCCAGTCTTGTCATCGCTAAGCGGGGATTCCAGCATGCCACGATGGAAGATATCGCAGGGGAATTGCTGATGACGAAGGGCTCACTTTATTATTATTTTAAAAATAAGCAGGACCTCTTGTTTCATTGCCATAATCTGATTCTGTCCAAAGCTCTCCAGATGATGGAAGAGATCAAGACGGAGGATATTTCCGCAAAAGAGAAAGTCGAAAAAGCGATCAGAGGACATGTGGCAATTGCAATTGAAGAGAAAGAAATTTTTAACCTGATCATCCGACCGGAACAAATCTTCTCAGAAGAGCATATCGAGCTGATCATCGAAAAACGGAATCGTTATACCGATTATTTTGACCAGTTTATCGAAGAAGGAATCCAAAACGGAGAATTTACGCTGAAACAGAAAAAAATGGCCCGTATGATGATTCTTGGGGCCGTCAATTGGACGCAAGTCTGGTATTCCGATTCCGGTGAGTTTGATAAAGAAGAGCTGCAGAATATTTATGCTGACAGCTTAACCCGCATTTTACTTTAAAAGACCGCTGTTCCAGGCAGGAACAGCGGTTTCATTTTTTGCTGTGGATCACAGCTGCTGAAAAGCTGATTTGACTGCTCCGAGAAATTGTTCGATATCTGTTTCTGTTGTATCAAACGATGTAACAAGCCGGATGGTATGCTGATCTGCATCCCACAGGGCAAAGGCGTATTGCTGCTGCAGGTAGGCAATCACAGGCTCAGGAAGTGAAACGAAAACAGCGTTAGACTCGACGGGTTGTGAAAAGCGGGCTTGCGGATACTGCTCCAGTCCTTCGGCCAGCAGTGCTGCCATCCGATTTGCCTGGCGGGCATTGCGGAGCCAAAGGCCATCTGTCAGCAGCCGGTCAAACTGCGCGGCGATGAAGCGCAGTTTTGAGCCCAGCTGCATGCTCTGTTTCCGGATATACTTTAATTCGGTATATAATTCTTCCCGGAAGCAGACGATTGCTTCACCGATCATCAGGCCATTTTTAGTTCCGCCGAATGACAGCATATCCACGCCGGCATCAGCTGTCATCTCCTGCAGGCTGCAGTTTAAATGGGCCGCAGCGTTGCTGATGCGAGCCCCGTCCACATGGACATACAAACCGTGCCGGTGGCAGAATGATGTGATTTCTTTGATCTCATTAATCGAATAGACGGTTCCGAGTTCCGTACATTGGGAAATCGTCACAGCTTTCGG
Above is a genomic segment from Planococcus lenghuensis containing:
- a CDS encoding GAF domain-containing protein: MTNPYFIGENVKTFRNFDEAADNILRMMSQFIEINTLFIAKNDERTNQIMKAVNRDDVLVDEGKASPFEETLCKVSVDAGRQVVIIPDLKQSNLTMSLNVTEELGGGSFVGIPIYYENGENYGTICGLDTHPFEFSKEHVELFETMASLLTYVLELDEAYQQIQTLSAPFVPITKGIAILPVIGVISEERAEHIILLALTKSQELSLEYLIIDLSGISQINQFVVASLLRIVKLLELVGVTPILTGFHPQTAMKAIDVGEDLQNIQTEANLERALNKIGVVLEKRKM
- a CDS encoding CidA/LrgA family protein, with the protein product MAIRKLIQIVVQAFLLYLIFLLGEAVANIFKLIIPGSIVGLLILLAGLLTRIVPVVVIEDGAKAFLLFLPLFFVPATVGIIQYPEFLSLQGALLIFMVVLSTCISLVAAGWASQLFENRKKGRQEI
- a CDS encoding LrgB family protein, with amino-acid sequence MSAEMLIAIASLIGTILIYLACSRLYMKIPLPILHPVLSSVAVLVLLLIGLDVPYETYMAGARWIDALLGPAVVALAYPLYTQRKLLVRYWKSVLSAVFASLLAGLGSIYVFAVFAGIEQQVLMSLFPKSITTPVAIQVSATLEGIPSMTVAFVMTAGFTGAIIGPAVLQVARVRSEASKGLALGSASHGVGLTKAAELGDRPLSMGSVAMTLSAIFGAGVIPFIIYLFTAS
- a CDS encoding LLM class flavin-dependent oxidoreductase, with amino-acid sequence MTKRFKGIPLSVLDLASINAGSNASESFKRSAELARRTEQLGFHRYWVAEHHNMPGIASSATSVLIGHIAGATSHIRVGSGGIMLPNHAPLVIAEQFGTLEAMYPGRIDLGLGRAPGSDQATAYALRRTLHSSADQFPEQVEELEGYFAGTERVHAFPGEGANVPIWLLGSSGFSAQLAAVKGLPFAFASHFSPDYTMQALQLYRQNFKPSDMLQEPYAMVGVNAIASETEERAQVLATSQQQQMFSLMRGMPAQFQPPIEDIQATWTDRELAIFRQTLNSEATLVGTPDQVEQKLSNFLAKTEADEVIVNSAVFHQEERLQSYEYIAEMMD
- a CDS encoding GNAT family N-acetyltransferase; this translates as MVRLERFERADIPQLLEWINSEKLLRQWGGPGFTYPLDKQQLDGYVMKTEKKSTDTLAYKVIREADGKVIGHISLARINNSHHSARIGRVLVGDPEVRGQGTGEQMMREILRIAFDEMAMHRVSLGVFDFNSPAIACYEKVGFIKEGLLRDTLFVEGEYWSAWEMSMLENEWRDRYSKVMHPAAESGIKE
- a CDS encoding protein-L-isoaspartate(D-aspartate) O-methyltransferase; the protein is MTNRNEEIAAYFRNMDRSFFMDTDKELARFDEAIPIGHGQTISQPSLVLKMTQLLDIKPDAKVLEIGTGSGFQTALLAAFSKQVYTVERVEPLYERVQERLRAAGYDNIRFRLGDGTDGWEDHAPYDRIMVTAAASIVPPALIHQLDAGGKMLIPVGSRFMQELQLIEKDRQGNVQTTVYDLVRFVPLRGQYE
- a CDS encoding acyl-CoA dehydrogenase family protein → MLKELSPKAEELQHKLIRFMEAYIYPNERIVEEQLNAAGNRWTIPPIIEELKEKARAEGLWNLFLDNPAYGPGLSNYDYAHLCEIMGRSLIAPEIFNCNAPDTGNMEVLVKYGTAEQKERWLEPLLQGEIRSCFSMTEPDVASSDATNIQGSIVRDGDEYIINAKKWWTSGAMDPRCEIAIVMGKTNPDAPKHQQQSMILVPFDTPGVEVKRHLPVFGYDHAPHGHAEVHYTDVRVPVSNMLLGEGRGFEIAQGRLGPGRIHHCMRAIGAAERALELMCSRAEERYAFGSSLAEKGVIRETIAESRIEIEQARLLTLHAAHAIDTVGAKAARKEIAMIKIAAPRVSLNVLDRAIQVFGGAGVSEDFPLAAHWVNARTLRLADGPDQVHLRDIGRLELKEQQK